The sequence AGGCAATTATCTGCACCTCATCCAGCTTGCCCGTTTTGCCTTTTACTTTCAGGTCCAGGTTACGACGGCCGTTCACTAACGCTTCGGTAGATTGAATATTCACGGCTGTCAAAACTAATACCGCATCATGGGGTACCTTACTCAGCGTAAACTCCCCATCACCGTTAGTGGAGGTGCCCATCTTAGTTCCTTTCACTTGCACGCTGACTCCAGCGACAGGATCGTTCTCCTCGTTGGTCACGAGGCCACGGACGTCTATCAATGCGAAAGGAGACATATCACCATTTCCGTTAGCACCACCACTTGTGCCGGATTTTTTCTCACTCACAGCAATGGTCTTCCCATTGATGGTATACTCCAACGGCTGATCTTTGAAGCAAAGGTCCAGTACACGAATGAGTGGCTCATTCTTTACGTGAATGGTCACGGGTCTTGCTTTCGCCAGGATCTCCGTGGCGCCGAAGTAGACGTAACCGGTTTGTTTTTTGATAATAGCAAAGACCCTGACCAGCGACTCATCCTTTACATCCATGGTGAGTTGCTGACTATGGCCTGTAAAGGCATTGGCCTGTACCAGCCCTGCTACCAGCAGTACAATCGTGAGCTTCATAACGCGCAATATTGAGGCGTACGTTGCTACGGCTCCCGCCGTAACAAATGTTTTGTTGCCCGCAAAATCTACCATAATTTTGTGGAGTTAGTTGGTTAATAAAGCAATTTGTTAACTGAAGCCACTCCGGAAGTAGAAGTTCCTGGGTGGTTTTTTTTATAGGCTAAGGCGCCTTGGACGTAACAAATTCATTAGGGCATTTATTAACACAGGAGGGTTTGTTATTGTGGGTTTCGATGGGATGAAAGGAGGAGTAAAGCAGCAGACTGGTCATAAGTTCATTGGATTTTTTAAATTAGCTAATGGGTTCCTGGTAAGCACAAACGGGAAGTTGAAATGGGTTAGTAGCTATATTGTTTTGTATAGTGTCAAGCATCAGCGTCATGCTGAAGTGTCAAGCTGAAGTCCCGCAGAGCGGGACACAGCAAGACAAGAGCGTTGCAATCAAACGGGCCTATCGCCCGACATCAATGGACAGGTAATGGTATGTAGAATGGTTGGTTGCTTGTTCGTTTTGCTACTAATCGTTTTAAAAAGATACGGTGGGGGTAGACACCCCCCGTATTGCTCTCCTTGTATTCTCTACCAGAAAATGGTAAACTATTTATTATTGAACCTGCACCCGGTTGCCTTCCAGCCTGAACCGGACACCATTTTTTTCCAGCATGTTCAGCACCACCGGTAAGGTCAGGTTGCGTTCTATCTCTCCATCAAAGGTGCGGTTGCTCACCGGCTCTGCAAAAGATACCTGGATATCGTACCACTTTTCCAACTGTCGCATGACCGCCTTAATATTGGCCTTGTCGAAGTAGAAGAACCCATGCACAAAAGCCGTGGCTTCCTCTGTATTACCATTTCTTATTACTACCTGCTTATCGTTACTGCATCTTGCCTGCTGACCAGGTTGCAGCAGGTAGGTTTTGTTATCATTGACCAGCAGCCTCACCGAGCCTTCCAATAGGGTGGTCTTTACCTGTAGTTCGTCGGGGTAGGCATTGATGGCGAAGTGGGTACCCAGCACTTCTACTTTACCCATACCGGGCACCTGCACAATGAAGGGCTTTTGTTTATCCGTCGCTACTTCGAGGTATACTTCCCCGGTGATACTGATCTCTCTCGTATTACCGGTAAACAGGGTAGGGTAGGTAACCGAGGAAGCTGCATTGAGCCAGATGGCCGTGCCATCACTCAAGAGTAATTTATACTGCCGTCCTTTGGGCGTGCTCATGGTATGGTATACTACCTTCTTGTCGGGTCCGTTACTCTCCTGGTAACTGATCACCCCTTCTTTACGGCTCACCGTAGCATTGCCTTCGCCGGTTAATTGCCCATTGGCCACACTGTCCAATACAATCTGCCGGCCGGATCCCAGCGTAAGAATGGCGCCGTTCTTACCGGGCTGTATGGCCTTATTAAATGCTGTATCCCATTTTTCCGTTTGCGTTAGTGACGGGGCACGGTTGACCCTGAATAGGAAAAAAGCGATGAGGGATACGGCGATCAATAACACCGCTGCTGCGGCATATTTATACCAGGTATGTCGCGTATTCCGTCTATCCATCACAACCACTTCCTTTCTTCTACGGGCTGCCTCCTTTCTGAAGGAGAAGTAGTCCTTCATTTCCTGCGTAAGTGCCTCTTCATCCTCAAAGGTGTCGAACAACCGGCGGTTTTCCCGCGATGCGGCTTTCCATTCCTGCAGGACATTGTTCTCTTCCGGCGTTAAAGTACCCCGGAGGTGTTTGAGTATAAGCACACGTATTTCACTGGCCTTTTCAAGCATTATACATCGTTTGAATTAAAGAGAAGGGATGGTTAAGTATATGTGTGGATATTGTTGGATACGTTTGGAATGGAAAAATGAACCTCGATTGGTAATAATTATTTAATATAGGCAACGAGGCAAGGCGTTTGCTTCGATAGGCTCTTTTAGAGGTAGTCGGGCCAAAGGCCCGGAAATAAGGGTGCGAGGCTGCAAGCCTCGCACAGCAGCGAAGGCGGTAAGGCGGGAAGGAGTTATTAGTCGGTGCTTTTGAAGAGGAGGAGGGTGAGGGGGAGCAGGAATTTACGCTGGCCGAGGATGGTCCTTAACTGGGCGGCGGCCTTTGACTTGGTACTGCGTACGACATCGACATTGATGCCGAGCTGGTGGGCAATCTCTTCCAT comes from Paraflavitalea devenefica and encodes:
- a CDS encoding FecR family protein, coding for MLEKASEIRVLILKHLRGTLTPEENNVLQEWKAASRENRRLFDTFEDEEALTQEMKDYFSFRKEAARRRKEVVVMDRRNTRHTWYKYAAAAVLLIAVSLIAFFLFRVNRAPSLTQTEKWDTAFNKAIQPGKNGAILTLGSGRQIVLDSVANGQLTGEGNATVSRKEGVISYQESNGPDKKVVYHTMSTPKGRQYKLLLSDGTAIWLNAASSVTYPTLFTGNTREISITGEVYLEVATDKQKPFIVQVPGMGKVEVLGTHFAINAYPDELQVKTTLLEGSVRLLVNDNKTYLLQPGQQARCSNDKQVVIRNGNTEEATAFVHGFFYFDKANIKAVMRQLEKWYDIQVSFAEPVSNRTFDGEIERNLTLPVVLNMLEKNGVRFRLEGNRVQVQ